A window of the Gossypium hirsutum isolate 1008001.06 chromosome A05, Gossypium_hirsutum_v2.1, whole genome shotgun sequence genome harbors these coding sequences:
- the LOC107958169 gene encoding peamaclein, with product MKLVLVTFLLVSLVLSSFLFEESMAGSGFCAYKCKARCAKADFKERCFKYCNICCQKCSCVPSGNYENKHECYCYRDMKNYKGLPKCP from the exons ATGAAGCTCGTTTTGGTGACATTCCTGCTGGTTTCTCTTGTTCTCAGCTCCTTTCTCTTTGAGGAGTCGATGGCTGGTTCAG GTTTCTGTGCGTACAAGTGCAAGGCAAGGTGCGCAAAGGCAGATTTTAAAGAGAGGTGCTTCAAGTACTGTAACATTTGCTGTCAGAAATGCAGTTGTGTTCCATCAGGGAACTACGAGAACAAGCACGAATGCTATTGCTACAGGGACATGAAGAACTACAAGGGCTTGCCTAAGTGCCCTTAA